In Pithys albifrons albifrons isolate INPA30051 chromosome 16, PitAlb_v1, whole genome shotgun sequence, a genomic segment contains:
- the MRPL28 gene encoding large ribosomal subunit protein bL28m, translating into MVLHRFPPRLWPAMRLREGICARLPQHYLASLQDDTPPTPVHWRPHGLRYRRNPRTGERERVQDVPVPVYFPPAADQGLWGGEGWVRGFRYARNDKLSTRLPKTWKPQLFERQFYSEILDATLTITVTMRTLDLIDAAFGFDFYILKTPKVDMCSKLGMDLKRTMLLRLARRDPKLHPDDPARREAIYDKYKEFVIPEEEAEWVGLSLEEAIEKQRLLEKKDPVPLFKVYAEELVSRLKEQAVQKQ; encoded by the exons ATGGTGCTGCACCGGTTCCCGCCGCGGCTCTGGCCCGCCATGCGGCTGCGGGAGGGCATCTGCGCGCGGCTGCCGCAGCACTACCTGGCCTCGCTGCAGGACGACACGCCGCCCACGCCCGTGCACTGGCGGCCGCACGGCCTCCGCTACCGGCGCAACCCGCGCACCGGGGAGCGCGAGCGCGTGCAGGACGTGCCGGTGCCCGTGTACTTCCCGCCCGCCGCCGACCAGGGGCTCTGGGGCGGAGAGGGCTGGGTGCGCGGCTTCCGCTACGCGCGGAACGACAAG ctctccacGAGGCTGCCCAAGACGTGGAAGCCGCAGCTGTTCGAGCGGCAGTTCTACAGCGAGATCCTGGACGCCACCCTGACCATCACCGTCACCATGCGCACCCTCGACCTCATCGACGCCGCCTTCGGCTTCGACTTCTACATCCTCAAG ACCCCCAAAGTGGACATGTGCTCCAAGCTGGGCATGGACCTGAAGCGGACGATGCTGCTGCGCCTGGCCCGGAGGGACCCCAAGCTGCACCCCGATGATCCAGCCAGGAGAGAGGCCATCTATGACAAGTACAAG GAATTTGTGATCCcagaagaggaggctgaatGGGTTGGCTTGAGTTTGGAAGAAGCCATAGAAAAACAGAGGCTCCTGGAAAAAAAG GACCCTGTCCCACTCTTCAAGGTGTACGCTGAGGAGCTCGTCAGCCGGCTGAAAGAACAGGCAGTGCAGAAACAGTAG